The DNA region aAATACCtatattgttcacaaaatatcgtatttttcgaatttgatcaaatttttataatttgcaatatgcgtATTAAACGAAGCAAAACTTTGCATGCTTCttcacttttattaattttttttttctaaatttgagttatttcgaaaaatacggtattttgtgaaaatttttgtatttaaaaaaaatctataaaaaagcgaaaataaaaaaaaataatacccataattcaaataatgaaaatctGAGTATACTTAAATTTCGATAGtataatttcgaaaaatatggtatttggtgaaaatttcagtatttaccTTAAAAGactttattaatttcaaaatgcatagcttcgtttaatacccatttagctaattttgaagatttgagtattttcgaaaatatacggtattttgtgaaaatttttgtgaaaacgcatacaaaatttcgcttcgtatgatacccatattgtaaattttgaaaatttgactatgttcgaaaaaaaaacgatattttgtgaaagttttagtattttatttttttatgaattttgttattgttaACAACCTTGAAGCAGACTAGAAAACACAACTTCAATGTTGTAGCACTGCAAGATGTGCTGGAAAGAGGAGAGTAGAATCTGACCTTGATACCCAGCTCTCGCTCACATCCGAACCTAATGAGCGCAACGCAAACTCACAAAGCCACTTGACTCTCccccagggttaccaggtctgaagagtaaaaaatctggcaaaaaatctgggcaaaatctggcaagccacttttctcatagtaataagtaattttttgttcaaaaactggtgtattttcactttttatacattatagcttcacaaaataaacaaaatacgtCATTAAAACAATGTGAGGAAGAAatagaaaactatttttttctaattggcgctcaaaaaatctggcaatgccagatttatctggcaacctggcaccccTGCTCTCCCCTCTTCCACCGAAATTCCAAACCTTTGACCCGTGACTGCATTCAAATCTTACCAAATCACTTACCTACACTTAGTAGCAAGAGAAGAGAGAAATAGAAAAAGAGAGGAAGAGTCGTCGTGTTGCCCGGCTGTTTGAGTGTTGAGCTCGGCATTCCCTCGTGTTAACTTCGTGTGTGTATCAACGGACGGTTGCATCCAAGCCACCGCACCGGTGAAATTCAATGATCTTGATAATAGCTGACTCTCGAGCTCACCTTTGGTTAAAACACAACACATGGTTTAGATAACTTTATGGTTTTAATCAGATCGAATCACCAAGTGCTGAGAATTTAAATTAGAACTAAttggattttattataaaagcaatttacatggactataaaccCCCAATCCCTTGGATCCCTTTCTTTTGCACACAATTCTTCCTCGCACACAACTTCGCCATCGTATCGGAAATCGTTTCTCATTGAGCCATCTTCTCCGGTCACGCAAGTGACCCACAACGTACTACTCTCTTTACGCTCtcgacaaacaaaacaaactctCCTTGGTTGGTTGTTCTATATTGTCTGTTTATCCTTTTGAGACAAGCGGATTCTCAAGAGCATAGATGCAGACCATTATCGTACAATGTTGACGCTGATTCAAAGTAAGAATGCTTTTATTTGGTTTTACTTTGTTTGTTTACTGTGTTTACCTTTAGTATCTTACTTTATTTATATTCTGGTCATTTACTTTGTATATTTCTTATATGGTTTCTATTAGTTTTAAGCATTTGGCTGTTATATGATTGCTTCTACTTTCATTTTCGTATGTATATATTATTCTAAGTTAAATGCTTTAGTATGATtggttttaaaaatctattgatTGAAGCAAAATTTTCTGCACTCCAATGAATACCTTCTCTCTAATCatctttctttttaaaattatactaATTTCGCGTCTATTGACAATTTAACTGCCCTACAACACAACGGACACATGCAGCGTGTTCCGCCTGCCCGCCAATCCGCGCTCCCACGCACTAAGAGTTCGTCTTGCCGCTTCTCAAAATAACGCTTGTACAGTACTTACCCTCCTCTCCGTCTCTCCGTTTTGTACATATCTACCACACAAAACACCCCCTCAAACGAGCCCGAAGAAAGTCCTCGAAAGATTCGTTCGATCCCCGTTGCATTCGCTCGCATTTTTGAACTCCGAATTTCAATTTATCAACAAACACTGTTGTCGTTtcgcttttcgaaaaaaaaatgacgttttCTGGGGTGATCAGTTCTAACATATCTTTTTGCGGGGTGCCCACAGAGGAGGCCGACATGGACCGCACCTTCAAGCTGCCCAGCACGACCTTCATCGGTGGCAAGGAAAAGTTTCTGCCCCTGCGCGAGATCCTGAGCCGGCTGGAGAAGGCGTACTGCAACAAGATCGGCGTCGAGTTCATGTTCATCAACTCGCTCGAGCAGTGCAACTGGATCCGCGAGCGGTTCGAGACGCCCAACATCATGAACTACTCGAACGAGGAGAAGCGGCTGATTCTGGCCCGGTTGACGCGTGCCACCGGCTTCGAGGCGTTCCTGGCGAAGAAGTTCTCCTCGGAGAAGCGGTTCGGGCTGGAGGGTTGCGAGATCATGATCCCCGCGATGAAGGAGGTCATCGACGTGTCGACCAGGCTCGGCGTCGAGTCGATCATCATGGGAATGCCACATCGGGGTCGGTTGAACGTGCTCGCGAACGTGTGCCGCAAGCCGCTGAACCAGATCTTTACGCAGTTTGCCGGGTTGGAGGCGGCGGATGATGTAAGTCCATCTGCGgtgttctttgtcatattggtcatgtgtaacataattggctttttttttgggttttaggGCTCCGGTGACGTCAAGTACCATTTGGGTACGTACATTGAGCGGTTGAACCGCGTCACGAACAAGAACATCCGACTGGCTGTGGTGGCCAACCCGTCCCATCTGGAGGCCGTGGATCCGATCGTGCAGGGCAAGACCCGTGCCGAGCAGTTCTACCGTGGTGATGGCGAGGGTAAGAAGGTCATGTCCATCCTGCTGCACGGTGATGCTGCCTTCTGCGGTCAGGGAGTGGTGTACGAGACCATGCACTTGTCGGATCTGCCCGACTACACGTGCCACGGAACGGTGCACATTGTGGTGAACAACCAGATTGGTTTCACCACCGATCCGCGTCATTCGCGTTCTTCGCCGTACTGTACCGATGTGGCTCGTGTCGTGAACGCGCCCATCTTCCACGTCAACTCGGACGATCCGGAAGCGGTTATGCACGTGTGCAAGGTCGCCGCCGAGTGGCGCTCGACGTTCCACAAGGACGTCGTCATCGATCTGGTCAGCTACCGTCGTAACGGTCACAACGAAATTGACGAGCCGATGTTCACGCAGCCGTTGATGTACAAGAAGGTGCGCAGCATCAAGCCGGTGCTGGATATCTACGCCAACCAGCTGATTTCCGAGGGCGTCGTCACGGCCGAAGAGGTCAAGTCCGTCAAGGACAAGTACGAGAAGATTTGCGAGGAGGCGATGGAGCAGGCCAAGAGCGAAACCCACATCAAGTACAAGGACTGGCTGGATTCGCCGTGGTCTGGCTTCTTCGAGGGTAAGGACCCGCTGAAGGCCGCCCCGACGGGAGTTATCGAAGAGACGCTGGTTCACATTGGCAACCGTTTTTCGTTGCCTCCGCCGAACGCCGCCGAATTCGCCATCCACAAGGGTCTGATGCGTGTGCTGGCCGCGCGCAAGGAAATGGTCGACAAGCGAACCGTCGATTGGGCTCTGGCCGAGGCCATGGCTTTCGGATCGCTGCTGAAGGAAGGTATCCACGTGCGCCTGTCGGGACAGGACGTCGAGCGTGGCACCTTCTCCCATCGGCACCATGTGCTGCACCACCAGACCGTCGACAAGGCTACCTACAGGCCTCTGTGCCATCTGTACCCGGACCAGGCCCCGTACACCGTGTGCAACAGCTCGCTGTCCGAGTTTGGTGTGCTTGGCTTTGAGCTCGGCTACTCGATGACCAACCCGAACGCGCTCGTCCTGTGGGAGGCCCAGTTTGGTGACTTCAACAACACCGCCCAGTGCATCATCGACCAGTTTGTGTCGTCCGGTCAGGCCAAGTGGGTGCGCCAGAGCGCGCTCGTTATGCTGCTCCCGCACGGTATGGAGGGCATGGGCCCCGAACACTCGTCCGCCCGCGCCGAGCGATTCCTGCAGATGAGCTCCGACGATCCGGACTACTTCCCGCCCGAGTCGGACGAGTTTGCCATCCGCCAGCTGCACGACATCAACTGGATCGTGGCCAACTGCTCGACCCCGGCCAACTACTTCCACATCCTGCGCCGACAGATCGCGCTGCCGTTCCGCAAGCCGCTGATCATCATGACGCCCAAGTCGCTGCTGCGTCACCCGGAGGCGCGAAGCAGCTTCGACGAGATGGTCGACGGTACCGAGTTCCAGAGGTAGGACACATTTGTGCATTTTTGATTATCACTTAACAATGAATTGTCTTCTCGCAGGATCATCCCGGACGCGTCGCCCGCCTCGCAGAACCCCGCCAAGGTTAAGAAGCTGATCTTCTGCACCGGTCGCGTGTACTACGATCTCACGAAGGCTCGCAAGGAGCGCCAGCTCGAGTCGGAGATCGCCATCAGCCGGTTGGAACAGGTCTGCGAAATCACTTGACTTGACCCGCAGCAGACAACCTTCAACTAAACGCTCTTTTTCCTCCCCTCCGCACAGATCTCGCCCTTCCCGTACGATCTGATCAAGGCCGAGTGCGCCAAATACCCGAACGCCGAGCTAGTGTGGTCCCAGGAGGAGCACAAGAACCAGGGCTACTGGACGTACATCGAGCCCCGCTTCGACACCGCGATCAACTCGACGCGCGACCTCGGGTAAGTGTCCCCTCACTTTTCCTGTTGTTGGTCTCTCACACTTTACTCACCACCGCCGCCCGCACCATCAACCTCCGTCCCCCCAAATCCCACCAACCAACCACACATTCACCACACCAAAAGTTTCCTTCACCACTACGACCTCCTATCTCCACCACCCCACCCACCCACGGTAGTAGATCGACTCGATCTGGGAAGTGT from Culex quinquefasciatus strain JHB chromosome 3, VPISU_Cqui_1.0_pri_paternal, whole genome shotgun sequence includes:
- the LOC6039542 gene encoding 2-oxoglutarate dehydrogenase, mitochondrial isoform X2 — its product is MHRARAAFQLINHPVGQQNVGSWLIRSPSSKLTTELMAASSVKLYNSAAAEPFLNGSSSNYIDDMYNSWLRDPASVHASWDAYFRNNSYSAPPSLAPTPKNHVPASQYLGSSLPAVAGAGAAIGGRIDDKLIDDHLAVQAIIRSYQIRGHNIAKLDPLGISNVDLDDKIPTELLYSSYRFDKRILKSIDADHYRTMLTLIQKEADMDRTFKLPSTTFIGGKEKFLPLREILSRLEKAYCNKIGVEFMFINSLEQCNWIRERFETPNIMNYSNEEKRLILARLTRATGFEAFLAKKFSSEKRFGLEGCEIMIPAMKEVIDVSTRLGVESIIMGMPHRGRLNVLANVCRKPLNQIFTQFAGLEAADDGSGDVKYHLGTYIERLNRVTNKNIRLAVVANPSHLEAVDPIVQGKTRAEQFYRGDGEGKKVMSILLHGDAAFCGQGVVYETMHLSDLPDYTCHGTVHIVVNNQIGFTTDPRHSRSSPYCTDVARVVNAPIFHVNSDDPEAVMHVCKVAAEWRSTFHKDVVIDLVSYRRNGHNEIDEPMFTQPLMYKKVRSIKPVLDIYANQLISEGVVTAEEVKSVKDKYEKICEEAMEQAKSETHIKYKDWLDSPWSGFFEGKDPLKAAPTGVIEETLVHIGNRFSLPPPNAAEFAIHKGLMRVLAARKEMVDKRTVDWALAEAMAFGSLLKEGIHVRLSGQDVERGTFSHRHHVLHHQTVDKATYRPLCHLYPDQAPYTVCNSSLSEFGVLGFELGYSMTNPNALVLWEAQFGDFNNTAQCIIDQFVSSGQAKWVRQSALVMLLPHGMEGMGPEHSSARAERFLQMSSDDPDYFPPESDEFAIRQLHDINWIVANCSTPANYFHILRRQIALPFRKPLIIMTPKSLLRHPEARSSFDEMVDGTEFQRIIPDASPASQNPAKVKKLIFCTGRVYYDLTKARKERQLESEIAISRLEQISPFPYDLIKAECAKYPNAELVWSQEEHKNQGYWTYIEPRFDTAINSTRDLGYVGRPCAASTATGSKAQHTKELKNLLDTAMGL
- the LOC6039542 gene encoding 2-oxoglutarate dehydrogenase, mitochondrial isoform X1 — its product is MHRARAAFQLINHPVGQQNVGSWLIRSPSSKLTTELMAASSVKLYNSAAAEPFLNGSSSNYIDDMYNSWLRDPASVHASWDAYFRNNSYSAPPSLAPTPKNHVPASQYLGSSLPAVAGAGAAIGGRIDDKLIDDHLAVQAIIRSYQIRGHNIAKLDPLGISNVDLDDKIPTELLYSSYRFDKRILKSIDADHYRTMLTLIQKEADMDRTFKLPSTTFIGGKEKFLPLREILSRLEKAYCNKIGVEFMFINSLEQCNWIRERFETPNIMNYSNEEKRLILARLTRATGFEAFLAKKFSSEKRFGLEGCEIMIPAMKEVIDVSTRLGVESIIMGMPHRGRLNVLANVCRKPLNQIFTQFAGLEAADDGSGDVKYHLGTYIERLNRVTNKNIRLAVVANPSHLEAVDPIVQGKTRAEQFYRGDGEGKKVMSILLHGDAAFCGQGVVYETMHLSDLPDYTCHGTVHIVVNNQIGFTTDPRHSRSSPYCTDVARVVNAPIFHVNSDDPEAVMHVCKVAAEWRSTFHKDVVIDLVSYRRNGHNEIDEPMFTQPLMYKKVRSIKPVLDIYANQLISEGVVTAEEVKSVKDKYEKICEEAMEQAKSETHIKYKDWLDSPWSGFFEGKDPLKAAPTGVIEETLVHIGNRFSLPPPNAAEFAIHKGLMRVLAARKEMVDKRTVDWALAEAMAFGSLLKEGIHVRLSGQDVERGTFSHRHHVLHHQTVDKATYRPLCHLYPDQAPYTVCNSSLSEFGVLGFELGYSMTNPNALVLWEAQFGDFNNTAQCIIDQFVSSGQAKWVRQSALVMLLPHGMEGMGPEHSSARAERFLQMSSDDPDYFPPESDEFAIRQLHDINWIVANCSTPANYFHILRRQIALPFRKPLIIMTPKSLLRHPEARSSFDEMVDGTEFQRIIPDASPASQNPAKVKKLIFCTGRVYYDLTKARKERQLESEIAISRLEQISPFPYDLIKAECAKYPNAELVWSQEEHKNQGYWTYIEPRFDTAINSTRDLGVQDKLVQQKTSQGFNIPQGSFNAPTDVTRKVKISSRPLSYVGRPCAASTATGSKAQHTKELKNLLDTAMGL
- the LOC6039542 gene encoding 2-oxoglutarate dehydrogenase, mitochondrial isoform X3; the encoded protein is MHRARAAFQLINHPVGQQNVGSWLIRSPSSKLTTELMAASSVKLYNSAAAEPFLNGSSSNYIDDMYNSWLRDPASVHASWDAYFRNNSYSAPPSLAPTPKNHVPASQYLGSSLPAVAGAGAAIGGRIDDKLIDDHLAVQAIIRSYQIRGHNIAKLDPLGISNVDLDDKIPTELLYSSYRFEEADMDRTFKLPSTTFIGGKEKFLPLREILSRLEKAYCNKIGVEFMFINSLEQCNWIRERFETPNIMNYSNEEKRLILARLTRATGFEAFLAKKFSSEKRFGLEGCEIMIPAMKEVIDVSTRLGVESIIMGMPHRGRLNVLANVCRKPLNQIFTQFAGLEAADDGSGDVKYHLGTYIERLNRVTNKNIRLAVVANPSHLEAVDPIVQGKTRAEQFYRGDGEGKKVMSILLHGDAAFCGQGVVYETMHLSDLPDYTCHGTVHIVVNNQIGFTTDPRHSRSSPYCTDVARVVNAPIFHVNSDDPEAVMHVCKVAAEWRSTFHKDVVIDLVSYRRNGHNEIDEPMFTQPLMYKKVRSIKPVLDIYANQLISEGVVTAEEVKSVKDKYEKICEEAMEQAKSETHIKYKDWLDSPWSGFFEGKDPLKAAPTGVIEETLVHIGNRFSLPPPNAAEFAIHKGLMRVLAARKEMVDKRTVDWALAEAMAFGSLLKEGIHVRLSGQDVERGTFSHRHHVLHHQTVDKATYRPLCHLYPDQAPYTVCNSSLSEFGVLGFELGYSMTNPNALVLWEAQFGDFNNTAQCIIDQFVSSGQAKWVRQSALVMLLPHGMEGMGPEHSSARAERFLQMSSDDPDYFPPESDEFAIRQLHDINWIVANCSTPANYFHILRRQIALPFRKPLIIMTPKSLLRHPEARSSFDEMVDGTEFQRIIPDASPASQNPAKVKKLIFCTGRVYYDLTKARKERQLESEIAISRLEQISPFPYDLIKAECAKYPNAELVWSQEEHKNQGYWTYIEPRFDTAINSTRDLGYVGRPCAASTATGSKAQHTKELKNLLDTAMGL